A genomic window from Anguilla rostrata isolate EN2019 chromosome 14, ASM1855537v3, whole genome shotgun sequence includes:
- the exd3 gene encoding exonuclease mut-7 homolog isoform X3 has protein sequence MNNSSQPEVDDNADLLGCLLDLWNRKEQEKVRLEARMGFSNSQDPLSSLLCVLEGCPGRLRGKAASLGQCVLMEFVRWRQSHPQVSLEGRAPEQVHGLQLRALGLLSEAQPSYIGPLLDVYQLQSLDPALLLGHVHKLLALGCFKEAALISIKLKLQSALDMEQVCVPLVLLDKLSLAESYVQGHSHLEEALVKLLDSWCAPNFSLAQLRREFPDLSLSHHQAERFQPKILSKQVFRLMERLNIDPALCPNSVTKRKLDSLRFLMYKRFVEKGMSEENWRDHIQAAVADSPELQVHLVELLVRHCSLSVAAQWSLLYGVPRERLPLGVWDTQQSLPPAERGESVVSSLSADPWDPPIADQERYYQLPIAKDSVHFLHTQEELEHCRQMVLQPGTRVGMDMEWRAGFGSIPRQRVALIQLAVPGQVFLLDLCEAEFAKHDRTVEFIRTLFSDPKILKLGYGMSGDLKSLLATWPQFSEQPLAVDGVLDLLSVHQQMQRNCRGRPRSGPRAVEVGEGHAEKGLSLLVQQVLGKPLDKMEQLSNWERRPLRNSQLRYAAVDAYCLLEVYLTLSLDPARFHLPADLRSVPSGQAARSKEEKRARKEREKEKGKQARCRGVPSDGPGGAGRVQLGAARLGAPLKPQQLRVVCDNMLQGLGRFLRCLGVDVLMLENGDDHSRAAKLAREEGRVILTSGQPYQTLKSQVGEGRCLALDCTERARDQTARVLRHFNVQLTPDDIFSRCQPYLKPAELCTDFHTAVPEAC, from the exons ATGAACAACTCTTCCCAGCCTGAGG TTGATGACAATGCTGATCTGCTCGGATGCCTCCTTGACCTATGGAACAGGAAAGAGCAGGAGAAG GTGCGTTTGGAGGCCCGCATGGGCTTCTCTAACTCCCAGGACCCCCTGAGCAGCCTGCTGTGCGTGCTGGAGGGCTGTCCCGGGAGGCTGAGGGGCAAGGCTGCATCCCTGGGCCAGTGCGTGCTCATGGAGTTTGTGCGCTGGCGGCAGAGCCATCCCCAGGTCAGCCTGGAGGGCCGCGCCCCGGAGCAGGTCCACGGCCTGCAGCTCCGGGCCCTCGGCCTCCTGTCAGAGGCCCAGCCCAGCTACATCGGCCCTCTGCTGGACGTGTACCAGCTGCAGTCCCTGGATCCGGCCCTTCTGCTGGGCCACGTGCACAAACTGCTGGCCTTGGGCTGCTTTAAGGAG GCGGCGCTGATAAGCATTAAACTGAAGCTGCAGTCAGCGCTGGACATGGAGCAG GTGTGCGTCCCCCTCGTCCTCCTGGACAAGCTGTCCCTGGCCGAATCCTACGTGCAAGGCCACAGCCATCTGGAGGAAGCCCTGGTCAAGCTGCTGGACTCGTGGTGTGCCCCGAACTTCAGCTTGGCCCAGCTGCGCAG AGAGTTCCCAGATTTGTCTCTTTCCCACCATCAAGCTGAGCGCTTTCAGCCCAAGATACTCAGCAAACAGGTGTTCAGGCTAATGGAGCGCCTCAACAttgacccag CTCTGTGTCCCAATTCTGTCACCAAGAGGAAGCTGGACTCCCTGAGGTTCCTCATGTACAAGAGGTTTGTGGAG AAGGGCATGTCAGAGGAGAACTGGAGAGACCACATTCAG GCCGCAGTGGCAGACAGCCCCGAGCTGCAGGTCCATTTGGTGGAGCTGCTGGTGCGGCACTGCAGCCTCTCCGTCGCTGCCCAGTGGTCGCTGCTCTACGGGGTCCCGAGGGAGAGGCTCCCTCTGGGGGTGTGGGACACGCAGCAGAGCCTGCCGCCCGCCGAGCG AGGTGAATCTGTggtttcttctctctctgcgGACCCCTGGGACCCACCAATAGCAGACCAGGAGAGATATTACCAGCTTCCTATTGCCAAGGACAGTGTCCACTTCCTCCACACACAAGAGGAGTTGGAGCACTGCAGACAAATGGTGTTGCAG ccgGGCACACGCGTGGGCATGGACATGGAATGGCGGGCAGGTTTCGGTTCCATTCCTCGCCAGCGCGTGGCTCTCATCCAGCTGGCAGTGCCAGGGCAGGTGTTCCTGCTGGACCTGTGTGAGGCCGAGTTTGCCAAGCACGACCGCACGGTCGAGTTCATCAGAACACTCTTCTCAGACCCAAAAATCCTTAAACTGG GCTATGGCATGTCAGGTGACCTGAAGAGCTTGTTAGCCACTTGGCCACAGTTCTCCGAGCAGCCTCTGGCAGTGGACGGGGTGCTGGACTTGCTCAGTGTGCACCAGCAG ATGCAGCGGAATTGCCGGGGGCGTCCGCGCAGCGGGCCGCGGGCGGTGGAGGTGGGCGAGGGCCACGCGGAGAAGGGCCTGAGCCTGCTGGTGCAGCAGGTCCTGGGGAAGCCGCTGGACAAGATGGAGCAGCTGTCCAACTGGGAGAGGAGGCCGCTGCGGAACAGCCAGCTGCGCTACGCCG ccGTCGATGCCTACTGCCTGCTGGAGGTCTacctcaccctctccctggACCCGGCGCGCTTTCACCTCCCGGCAGACCTCCGCAGCGTGCCGTCGGGCCAGGCGGCCCGCAgcaaggaggagaagagggccaggaaggagagagagaaggagaaagggaagcAGGCCAGGTGCCGAGGG GTGCCCTCAGACGGCCCCGGGGGCGCGGGGCGCGTCCAGCTGGGCGCGGCTCGCCTGGGCGCGCCCCTGAAGCCGCAGCAGCTGCGCGTGGTGTGCGACAACATGCTCCAGGGCCTGGGCCGCTTCCTGCGCTGCCTCGGCGTGGACGTGCTGATGCTGGAGAACGGCGACGACCACAGCCGCGCCGCCAAA CTGGCCCGGGAGGAGGGCCGAGTCATTCTCACTTCTGGCCAGCCGTACCAgaca CTGAAGTCTCAGGTGGGCGAGGGCCGCTGCCTGGCGCTGGACTGTACTGAGCGCGCCCGGGACCAGACGGCCCGAGTCCTGCGCCACTTCAACGTCCAGCTCACCCCCGACGACATCTTCAGCCGCTGCCAG
- the exd3 gene encoding exonuclease mut-7 homolog isoform X2: MNNSSQPEVDDNADLLGCLLDLWNRKEQEKVRLEARMGFSNSQDPLSSLLCVLEGCPGRLRGKAASLGQCVLMEFVRWRQSHPQVSLEGRAPEQVHGLQLRALGLLSEAQPSYIGPLLDVYQLQSLDPALLLGHVHKLLALGCFKEAALISIKLKLQSALDMEQVCVPLVLLDKLSLAESYVQGHSHLEEALVKLLDSWCAPNFSLAQLRREFPDLSLSHHQAERFQPKILSKQVFRLMERLNIDPALCPNSVTKRKLDSLRFLMYKRFVEKGMSEENWRDHIQAAVADSPELQVHLVELLVRHCSLSVAAQWSLLYGVPRERLPLGVWDTQQSLPPAERGESVVSSLSADPWDPPIADQERYYQLPIAKDSVHFLHTQEELEHCRQMVLQPGTRVGMDMEWRAGFGSIPRQRVALIQLAVPGQVFLLDLCEAEFAKHDRTVEFIRTLFSDPKILKLGYGMSGDLKSLLATWPQFSEQPLAVDGVLDLLSVHQQMQRNCRGRPRSGPRAVEVGEGHAEKGLSLLVQQVLGKPLDKMEQLSNWERRPLRNSQLRYAAVDAYCLLEVYLTLSLDPARFHLPADLRSVPSGQAARSKEEKRARKEREKEKGKQARCRGVPSDGPGGAGRVQLGAARLGAPLKPQQLRVVCDNMLQGLGRFLRCLGVDVLMLENGDDHSRAAKLAREEGRVILTSGQPYQTLKSQVGEGRCLALDCTERARDQTARVLRHFNVQLTPDDIFSRCQIKIYKNWRQLPLSGSVDCCSLTHEASSWRLPCLPVCLKAPGHVRWVPDR; the protein is encoded by the exons ATGAACAACTCTTCCCAGCCTGAGG TTGATGACAATGCTGATCTGCTCGGATGCCTCCTTGACCTATGGAACAGGAAAGAGCAGGAGAAG GTGCGTTTGGAGGCCCGCATGGGCTTCTCTAACTCCCAGGACCCCCTGAGCAGCCTGCTGTGCGTGCTGGAGGGCTGTCCCGGGAGGCTGAGGGGCAAGGCTGCATCCCTGGGCCAGTGCGTGCTCATGGAGTTTGTGCGCTGGCGGCAGAGCCATCCCCAGGTCAGCCTGGAGGGCCGCGCCCCGGAGCAGGTCCACGGCCTGCAGCTCCGGGCCCTCGGCCTCCTGTCAGAGGCCCAGCCCAGCTACATCGGCCCTCTGCTGGACGTGTACCAGCTGCAGTCCCTGGATCCGGCCCTTCTGCTGGGCCACGTGCACAAACTGCTGGCCTTGGGCTGCTTTAAGGAG GCGGCGCTGATAAGCATTAAACTGAAGCTGCAGTCAGCGCTGGACATGGAGCAG GTGTGCGTCCCCCTCGTCCTCCTGGACAAGCTGTCCCTGGCCGAATCCTACGTGCAAGGCCACAGCCATCTGGAGGAAGCCCTGGTCAAGCTGCTGGACTCGTGGTGTGCCCCGAACTTCAGCTTGGCCCAGCTGCGCAG AGAGTTCCCAGATTTGTCTCTTTCCCACCATCAAGCTGAGCGCTTTCAGCCCAAGATACTCAGCAAACAGGTGTTCAGGCTAATGGAGCGCCTCAACAttgacccag CTCTGTGTCCCAATTCTGTCACCAAGAGGAAGCTGGACTCCCTGAGGTTCCTCATGTACAAGAGGTTTGTGGAG AAGGGCATGTCAGAGGAGAACTGGAGAGACCACATTCAG GCCGCAGTGGCAGACAGCCCCGAGCTGCAGGTCCATTTGGTGGAGCTGCTGGTGCGGCACTGCAGCCTCTCCGTCGCTGCCCAGTGGTCGCTGCTCTACGGGGTCCCGAGGGAGAGGCTCCCTCTGGGGGTGTGGGACACGCAGCAGAGCCTGCCGCCCGCCGAGCG AGGTGAATCTGTggtttcttctctctctgcgGACCCCTGGGACCCACCAATAGCAGACCAGGAGAGATATTACCAGCTTCCTATTGCCAAGGACAGTGTCCACTTCCTCCACACACAAGAGGAGTTGGAGCACTGCAGACAAATGGTGTTGCAG ccgGGCACACGCGTGGGCATGGACATGGAATGGCGGGCAGGTTTCGGTTCCATTCCTCGCCAGCGCGTGGCTCTCATCCAGCTGGCAGTGCCAGGGCAGGTGTTCCTGCTGGACCTGTGTGAGGCCGAGTTTGCCAAGCACGACCGCACGGTCGAGTTCATCAGAACACTCTTCTCAGACCCAAAAATCCTTAAACTGG GCTATGGCATGTCAGGTGACCTGAAGAGCTTGTTAGCCACTTGGCCACAGTTCTCCGAGCAGCCTCTGGCAGTGGACGGGGTGCTGGACTTGCTCAGTGTGCACCAGCAG ATGCAGCGGAATTGCCGGGGGCGTCCGCGCAGCGGGCCGCGGGCGGTGGAGGTGGGCGAGGGCCACGCGGAGAAGGGCCTGAGCCTGCTGGTGCAGCAGGTCCTGGGGAAGCCGCTGGACAAGATGGAGCAGCTGTCCAACTGGGAGAGGAGGCCGCTGCGGAACAGCCAGCTGCGCTACGCCG ccGTCGATGCCTACTGCCTGCTGGAGGTCTacctcaccctctccctggACCCGGCGCGCTTTCACCTCCCGGCAGACCTCCGCAGCGTGCCGTCGGGCCAGGCGGCCCGCAgcaaggaggagaagagggccaggaaggagagagagaaggagaaagggaagcAGGCCAGGTGCCGAGGG GTGCCCTCAGACGGCCCCGGGGGCGCGGGGCGCGTCCAGCTGGGCGCGGCTCGCCTGGGCGCGCCCCTGAAGCCGCAGCAGCTGCGCGTGGTGTGCGACAACATGCTCCAGGGCCTGGGCCGCTTCCTGCGCTGCCTCGGCGTGGACGTGCTGATGCTGGAGAACGGCGACGACCACAGCCGCGCCGCCAAA CTGGCCCGGGAGGAGGGCCGAGTCATTCTCACTTCTGGCCAGCCGTACCAgaca CTGAAGTCTCAGGTGGGCGAGGGCCGCTGCCTGGCGCTGGACTGTACTGAGCGCGCCCGGGACCAGACGGCCCGAGTCCTGCGCCACTTCAACGTCCAGCTCACCCCCGACGACATCTTCAGCCGCTGCCAG
- the cdc37l1 gene encoding hsp90 co-chaperone Cdc37-like 1 isoform X1, which yields MEWFGSGTAVFSEEGSGSVSGSKSFQSSLLQHQQPTADSMASLCQSQQQCVKASILSNWQLVEAQDQLCGLELHGSESLEQERARVLTSVAELSQTECEWRRKESMLENQDLRWSPVPNPDCNRDVFNKSIINVQSRSIEVEQDKTKTFVQNYEQELRHFGMLRRWDDSQRFLSDRPHLICEETANYLILWCFRLQAEEKEALMEQVAHQAVVMQFILEMARNSQQDPRGCFRQFFQKARTRQDGYFDVFRMELEAFKQRVKDYTVKCKGESLNNAEHQKAPNRCRLDPKEVLESLPPELRRGFQLQNVQILQNVLSTMNPQVAEYHVKRCLDAGLWSNTARGLKEDAMETDEPRRMETS from the exons ATGGAGTGGTTCGGTAGTGGAACTGCCGTATTCTCTGAAGAAGGCAGTGGCAGTGTCTCGGGGTCAAAAAGCTTCCAGAGTTCGCTACTGCAACACCAGCAG CCGACGGCAGACAGCATGGCATCACTGTGTCAGAGCCAACAGCAGTGTGTGAAGGCCTCCATCCTGTCCAACTGGCAGTTGGTTGAGGCACAAGACCAGCTCTGTGGGCTGGAGCTCCATGGCTCAGAGTCGCTGGAACAGGAGCGCGCCCGTGTCCTCACCAGCGTGGCTGAGCTCTCGCAGACTGAGTGTGAGTGGCGTCGCAAGGAGAGCATGCTGGAAAACCAGGACCTTCGCTGGAGTCCTGTGCCCAACCCAGATTGCAACAGGGATGTCTTTAACAAG AGTATTATCAATGTTCAGAGTAGAAGCATAGAAGTGGAACAGGACAAGACTAAGACCTTTGTTCAGAATTATGAGCAGGAGTTGAGGCATTTTG gTATGTTGCGACGTTGGGATGACAGCCAGCGATTCCTATCTGATCGGCCCCACCTTATCTGCGAGGAGACGGCCAATTACCTGATCTTGTGGTGCTTCCGGCTGCAGGCTGAAGAG AAAGAAGCTTTGATGGAACAGGTTGCACACCAAGCTGTCGTCATGCAGTTTATTCTGGAGATGGCCCGAAATTCCCAGCAGGACCCACGTGGTTGTTTCCGGCAATTCTTCCAGAAGGCCAGA ACGAGACAAGACGGTTATTTCGATGTCTTCCGAATGGAGCTGGAAGCCTTCAAGCAAAGGGTGAAGGACTACACTGTCAAGTGTAAAGGGGAGAGTCTGAACAACGCGGAGCACCAAAAAGCCCCAAACCGCTGCCGCCTGGACCCCAAAGAAGTCCTGGAATCCTTACCTCCC GAGCTAAGGAGGGGCTTCCAATTACAAAACGTGCAGATCCTACAGAATGTTCTCAGCACTATGAATCCACAG GTGGCAGAGTACCATGTGAAGCGTTGCTTGGATGCAGGTTTATGGAGCAACACAGCGCGAGGGCTGAAAGAGGACGCCATGGAAACAGACGAGCCCAGACGGATGGAAACCTCGtag
- the cdc37l1 gene encoding hsp90 co-chaperone Cdc37-like 1 isoform X2 has protein sequence MEWFGSGTAVFSEEGSGSVSGSKSFQSSLLQHQQPTADSMASLCQSQQQCVKASILSNWQLVEAQDQLCGLELHGSESLEQERARVLTSVAELSQTECEWRRKESMLENQDLRWSPVPNPDCNRDVFNKSIINVQSRSIEVEQDKTKTFVQNYEQELRHFGMLRRWDDSQRFLSDRPHLICEETANYLILWCFRLQAEEKEALMEQVAHQAVVMQFILEMARNSQQDPRGCFRQFFQKARTRQDGYFDVFRMELEAFKQRVKDYTVKCKGESLNNAEHQKAPNRCRLDPKEVLESLPPVAEYHVKRCLDAGLWSNTARGLKEDAMETDEPRRMETS, from the exons ATGGAGTGGTTCGGTAGTGGAACTGCCGTATTCTCTGAAGAAGGCAGTGGCAGTGTCTCGGGGTCAAAAAGCTTCCAGAGTTCGCTACTGCAACACCAGCAG CCGACGGCAGACAGCATGGCATCACTGTGTCAGAGCCAACAGCAGTGTGTGAAGGCCTCCATCCTGTCCAACTGGCAGTTGGTTGAGGCACAAGACCAGCTCTGTGGGCTGGAGCTCCATGGCTCAGAGTCGCTGGAACAGGAGCGCGCCCGTGTCCTCACCAGCGTGGCTGAGCTCTCGCAGACTGAGTGTGAGTGGCGTCGCAAGGAGAGCATGCTGGAAAACCAGGACCTTCGCTGGAGTCCTGTGCCCAACCCAGATTGCAACAGGGATGTCTTTAACAAG AGTATTATCAATGTTCAGAGTAGAAGCATAGAAGTGGAACAGGACAAGACTAAGACCTTTGTTCAGAATTATGAGCAGGAGTTGAGGCATTTTG gTATGTTGCGACGTTGGGATGACAGCCAGCGATTCCTATCTGATCGGCCCCACCTTATCTGCGAGGAGACGGCCAATTACCTGATCTTGTGGTGCTTCCGGCTGCAGGCTGAAGAG AAAGAAGCTTTGATGGAACAGGTTGCACACCAAGCTGTCGTCATGCAGTTTATTCTGGAGATGGCCCGAAATTCCCAGCAGGACCCACGTGGTTGTTTCCGGCAATTCTTCCAGAAGGCCAGA ACGAGACAAGACGGTTATTTCGATGTCTTCCGAATGGAGCTGGAAGCCTTCAAGCAAAGGGTGAAGGACTACACTGTCAAGTGTAAAGGGGAGAGTCTGAACAACGCGGAGCACCAAAAAGCCCCAAACCGCTGCCGCCTGGACCCCAAAGAAGTCCTGGAATCCTTACCTCCC GTGGCAGAGTACCATGTGAAGCGTTGCTTGGATGCAGGTTTATGGAGCAACACAGCGCGAGGGCTGAAAGAGGACGCCATGGAAACAGACGAGCCCAGACGGATGGAAACCTCGtag
- the ak3 gene encoding GTP:AMP phosphotransferase AK3, mitochondrial isoform X2, which produces MVLRVLFRAIIMGPPGSGKGTVSDRIRKSFELKHLSSGDVLRANIKAKTGFPRTVRQAEALDEAYNIDTVVNLNVPFETIKERLTSRWVHLPSGRVYNTSFNPPKIPGLDDVTGEPLSQRNDDTPETVSKRLHAYKTQTEPVLEYYRSKGVLETFTGTETNKIWPHVHAFLSGKLGSGNHKAAGSV; this is translated from the exons ATGGTTTTGCGCGTACTATTTCGAGCTATTATCATGGGACCGCCAGGCTCGGGGAAAGGAACTGTGTCTGATCGTATAAGAAAAAGTTTTGAACTCAAACACCTTTCAAGTGGGGACGTTCTGAGGGCCAACATAAAAGCCAAGACGG GTTTCCCTCGGACTGTGCGACAGGCAGAGGCCCTGGATGAAGCCTACAATATCGACACTGTCGTCAACCTGAACGTGCCGTTCGAGACCATCAAAGAGCGCCTGACCTCCCGCTGGGTCCACCTGCCCAGTGGCAGAGTCTATAACACCAGCTTCAACCCACCCAAAATCCCT GGTCTTGACGATGTCACGGGTGAACCCTTGAGCCAGAGGAATGATGACACCCCAGAAACTGTTTCCAAGAGACTACACGCATATAAGACCCAGACAGAGCCAGTCCTGGAGTACTACAG AAGCAAGGGAGTTCTGGAGACCTTTACAGGAACTGAAACCAACAAGATCTGGCCTCATGTCCACGCCTTCCTGTCTGGGAAACTGGGCTCTGGAAACCATAAAGCTGCCGGGTCGGTGTAG
- the ak3 gene encoding GTP:AMP phosphotransferase AK3, mitochondrial isoform X1, with amino-acid sequence MVLRVLFRAIIMGPPGSGKGTVSDRIRKSFELKHLSSGDVLRANIKAKTEIGLLMKSCIDQGQLVPDDIITRLILLELRNIEQSPWLLDGFPRTVRQAEALDEAYNIDTVVNLNVPFETIKERLTSRWVHLPSGRVYNTSFNPPKIPGLDDVTGEPLSQRNDDTPETVSKRLHAYKTQTEPVLEYYRSKGVLETFTGTETNKIWPHVHAFLSGKLGSGNHKAAGSV; translated from the exons ATGGTTTTGCGCGTACTATTTCGAGCTATTATCATGGGACCGCCAGGCTCGGGGAAAGGAACTGTGTCTGATCGTATAAGAAAAAGTTTTGAACTCAAACACCTTTCAAGTGGGGACGTTCTGAGGGCCAACATAAAAGCCAAGACGG AGATTGGGCTCCTGATGAAGTCTTGTATAGACCAGGGCCAGTTGGttcctgatgacatcatcactcgGCTCATCCTGTTGGAGCTACGGAATATAGAGCAGAGCCCCTGGCTTTTGGATG GTTTCCCTCGGACTGTGCGACAGGCAGAGGCCCTGGATGAAGCCTACAATATCGACACTGTCGTCAACCTGAACGTGCCGTTCGAGACCATCAAAGAGCGCCTGACCTCCCGCTGGGTCCACCTGCCCAGTGGCAGAGTCTATAACACCAGCTTCAACCCACCCAAAATCCCT GGTCTTGACGATGTCACGGGTGAACCCTTGAGCCAGAGGAATGATGACACCCCAGAAACTGTTTCCAAGAGACTACACGCATATAAGACCCAGACAGAGCCAGTCCTGGAGTACTACAG AAGCAAGGGAGTTCTGGAGACCTTTACAGGAACTGAAACCAACAAGATCTGGCCTCATGTCCACGCCTTCCTGTCTGGGAAACTGGGCTCTGGAAACCATAAAGCTGCCGGGTCGGTGTAG